The following are encoded together in the Nocardioides sp. Arc9.136 genome:
- a CDS encoding exo-alpha-sialidase, with protein MARGTILMVGTRKGLWLGRSDEAREDWEFTGPHFDMEEVYSCMVDTRGERPRLLAGASSSWLGPQVRRSDDLGATWEETPGGAVRFPDDVDASVERIWQLTPGPDPGSVWAGTEPGAVFRSHDGGETFALERALWDHPHRSEWGEGFGGQAFHTVLPHPTDPASVTVAISTGGVYQTSDGGASWQPRNTGIRADFLPEGQQYPELGQCVHKVARHPARPERLYLQNHGGVYRSDDHAATWVSIADGLPADFGFPVVVHPQEPDTVFLFPLSAGFGRYPTDGRARVWRSRDAGETWEELGDGLPDRFFVGVMRDAMCADDHERTGLYLGARNGAVWGSADGGDTWRCVVADLPDVMVVRAALV; from the coding sequence ATGGCTCGCGGGACGATCCTGATGGTGGGCACGCGCAAGGGGCTCTGGCTCGGGCGCTCGGACGAGGCGCGGGAGGACTGGGAGTTCACCGGCCCGCACTTCGACATGGAGGAGGTCTACTCCTGCATGGTCGACACCCGCGGCGAGCGGCCCCGGCTCCTCGCCGGGGCGTCGTCGAGCTGGCTGGGGCCGCAGGTGCGCCGTTCCGACGACCTCGGCGCGACGTGGGAGGAGACGCCGGGCGGCGCGGTCCGCTTCCCCGACGACGTCGACGCCAGCGTCGAGCGGATCTGGCAGCTGACCCCCGGCCCCGACCCCGGGTCGGTGTGGGCCGGCACGGAGCCGGGCGCGGTCTTCCGCTCCCACGACGGCGGCGAGACCTTCGCCCTCGAGCGGGCGCTGTGGGACCACCCGCACCGGTCGGAGTGGGGGGAGGGGTTCGGCGGCCAGGCCTTCCACACCGTGCTCCCGCACCCGACCGACCCGGCCTCGGTCACCGTCGCGATCTCGACCGGCGGGGTCTACCAGACCTCGGACGGCGGCGCGTCGTGGCAGCCGCGGAACACCGGCATCCGGGCGGACTTCCTGCCCGAGGGCCAGCAGTACCCCGAGCTCGGCCAGTGCGTCCACAAGGTGGCCCGGCACCCGGCGCGGCCCGAGCGGCTCTACCTGCAGAACCACGGCGGCGTCTACCGCTCGGACGACCACGCCGCGACCTGGGTGTCGATCGCCGACGGGCTGCCCGCCGACTTCGGGTTCCCGGTCGTGGTGCACCCACAGGAGCCCGACACCGTCTTCCTCTTCCCCCTCAGCGCGGGCTTCGGCCGCTACCCGACCGACGGCCGGGCCCGGGTCTGGCGCTCGCGCGACGCCGGGGAGACCTGGGAGGAGCTCGGCGATGGTCTGCCGGACCGGTTCTTCGTGGGCGTCATGCGCGACGCGATGTGCGCCGACGACCACGAGCGGACCGGGCTCTACCTCGGTGCGCGCAACGGCGCGGTGTGGGGCTCGGCGGACGGCGGTGACACCTGGCGCTGCGTGGTGGCAGACCTGCCCGACGTGATGGTGGTGCGCGCGGCGCTCGTCTGA
- a CDS encoding ABC transporter ATP-binding protein: MIELRGITFSYGEGHPPVLDGVDLTIEEGELLLVSGPTGVGKSTLLGVVTGLVPRFSGGVLTGDVLLDGTSVVQAPPRDRAHVVGYVGQDPAAGFVTDTVEEELAYGMEQLGLPPATMRRRVEETLDLLGIAALRDRDLRTLSGGQQQRVAIGAVLTMHPRLLVLDEPTSALDPTAAEEVLATLTRLVHDLGVSVLLAEHRLERVVPFADRMLLLDGSGSVRVGETAELLETSPVVPPIVELGRLAGWHPLPLSVRDARRRARSLVLTPPGAEPGTDPGRDTRSGAPLLDARSLTVVHGRTTALREVDLRLVAGRVTGLMGRNGAGKSSLLWALQGSRRRHAGTVDVAGQDPARLGPAERRAAVGLLPQDAADLLYLETVAEECAAGGPTTRGILDSLVPGVPDDAHPRDLSEGQRLALALSLVLAARPRVLLLDEPTRGLDYAAKEVLAATLRRLAADGRAVLVATHDVEFVAQAADDVVVLAEGEVVSDGPARRVLAESPSFAPQVAKVLGPPWLRVDEVARALEPA, encoded by the coding sequence GTGATCGAGCTGCGGGGCATCACGTTCAGCTACGGCGAGGGGCACCCGCCGGTGCTCGACGGCGTCGACCTGACGATCGAGGAGGGCGAGCTGCTCCTGGTGAGCGGGCCGACCGGCGTCGGGAAGTCGACGCTGCTCGGCGTCGTCACCGGCCTGGTGCCGCGGTTCTCCGGCGGCGTGCTCACCGGCGACGTGCTCCTCGACGGCACCAGCGTGGTCCAGGCGCCGCCGCGCGACCGCGCCCACGTCGTGGGGTACGTCGGCCAGGACCCCGCCGCGGGGTTCGTGACCGACACCGTGGAGGAGGAGCTCGCGTACGGCATGGAGCAGCTCGGCCTGCCGCCCGCGACGATGCGCCGCCGGGTCGAGGAGACCCTCGACCTGCTCGGCATCGCCGCGCTGCGCGACCGGGACCTGCGCACGCTCTCGGGGGGCCAGCAGCAGCGGGTCGCCATCGGGGCGGTGCTGACCATGCACCCCCGACTGCTGGTCCTCGACGAGCCCACCAGCGCCCTCGACCCCACCGCGGCCGAGGAGGTGCTCGCCACGCTGACCCGGCTCGTCCACGACCTCGGCGTGTCCGTGCTCCTGGCCGAGCACCGGCTCGAGCGCGTGGTGCCCTTCGCCGACCGGATGCTGCTGCTCGACGGCAGCGGGTCGGTCCGCGTCGGGGAGACCGCCGAGTTGCTCGAGACCTCGCCCGTCGTCCCGCCGATCGTCGAGCTCGGCCGGCTCGCCGGCTGGCACCCGCTGCCGCTGAGCGTCCGTGACGCGCGCCGACGGGCGCGCTCGCTGGTCCTGACCCCGCCCGGGGCGGAGCCCGGGACCGACCCCGGCCGGGACACCCGGTCCGGCGCCCCCCTCCTCGACGCGCGGTCGCTGACCGTGGTCCACGGCCGCACCACCGCGCTGCGCGAGGTCGACCTGCGCCTGGTCGCCGGGCGGGTGACCGGCCTGATGGGTCGCAACGGCGCCGGGAAGTCCTCGCTGCTGTGGGCGCTGCAGGGCAGCCGCCGCCGGCACGCCGGCACGGTCGACGTCGCGGGGCAGGACCCCGCCCGCCTGGGCCCGGCCGAGCGCCGGGCCGCGGTGGGGCTGCTGCCCCAGGACGCCGCCGACCTGCTGTACCTCGAGACCGTCGCCGAGGAGTGCGCCGCGGGCGGCCCGACCACCCGCGGGATCCTCGACTCCCTCGTGCCCGGTGTCCCCGACGACGCCCATCCCCGTGACCTCTCCGAAGGCCAGCGGCTCGCGCTCGCGCTGTCGCTGGTGCTGGCCGCCCGGCCCCGGGTGCTGCTGCTCGACGAGCCGACGCGCGGGCTGGACTACGCGGCCAAGGAGGTCCTGGCCGCGACGCTGCGCCGCCTCGCCGCCGACGGCCGGGCGGTGCTGGTCGCGACGCACGACGTGGAGTTCGTCGCCCAGGCTGCCGACGACGTGGTGGTGCTGGCCGAGGGAGAGGTGGTCTCGGACGGCCCGGCACGCCGCGTGCTCGCGGAGTCGCCGTCCTTCGCCCCGCAGGTGGCCAAGGTGCTCGGGCCGCCGTGGCTGCGGGTCGACGAGGTCGCCCGGGCCCTGGAGCCGGCGTGA
- a CDS encoding ECF transporter S component, producing MSGAGSTAAVRVSRRSALVLSVASLAGLMMLCWPLLLQSPGEARVDPPFLFLALLPVVVVVVLAELTEGGLDARVLSVLGVLSAVQAVLRAVSAGTAGVELVFFLLVLAGRVFGPGFGFVLGCTSLFTSALMTAGVGPWLPFQMMCAAWLGMGAGLLPRRVRGRWEIAMLAAYGVLAAYLFGALMNLSSWPFLLGVQVPGHEGSLAFVPGAPVLDNLATFARYTLLTSTGSFDTGRAVTNAVAIVLLGPAVLTTLRRAARRATVVGEVRRVDGAEAEPPVRA from the coding sequence GTGAGCGGCGCAGGCTCGACGGCGGCGGTCCGCGTCTCCCGCCGCTCGGCGCTCGTCCTGTCCGTGGCGTCCCTGGCGGGGCTGATGATGCTGTGCTGGCCGCTGCTGCTGCAGTCGCCGGGCGAGGCCCGCGTCGACCCGCCGTTCCTGTTCCTGGCCCTGCTGCCGGTCGTGGTGGTGGTCGTGCTCGCCGAGCTGACCGAGGGCGGGCTCGACGCCCGGGTGCTGTCCGTCCTCGGCGTGCTGAGCGCGGTCCAGGCCGTGCTGCGCGCCGTCTCCGCCGGCACGGCGGGCGTGGAGCTGGTCTTCTTCCTGCTCGTGCTGGCCGGGCGGGTCTTCGGGCCCGGTTTCGGATTCGTGCTCGGGTGCACGTCGCTGTTCACCTCGGCGCTGATGACCGCCGGCGTCGGGCCGTGGCTGCCGTTCCAGATGATGTGCGCGGCCTGGCTGGGGATGGGCGCGGGCCTGCTGCCCCGCCGGGTGCGGGGGCGCTGGGAGATCGCGATGCTGGCGGCGTACGGCGTGCTGGCGGCGTACCTCTTCGGCGCGCTGATGAACCTCTCGTCGTGGCCGTTCCTGCTCGGCGTGCAGGTGCCCGGTCACGAGGGGTCGCTGGCCTTCGTGCCGGGCGCGCCGGTGCTCGACAACCTCGCAACGTTCGCGCGGTACACCCTGCTCACCTCGACCGGCAGCTTCGACACCGGCCGTGCCGTGACCAACGCGGTCGCGATCGTGCTGCTCGGCCCCGCGGTGCTCACCACGCTGCGGCGGGCGGCCCGGCGCGCGACCGTCGTCGGCGAGGTCCGCCGGGTGGACGGGGCGGAGGCCGAGCCGCCGGTCAGGGCCTGA
- a CDS encoding DMT family transporter: MTQPNSSPGSRVAAAPLRGVSPVWLVLVGIASVQLGAGVAKSLFDEVSPTTIVWLRLVTSAVVLVLVARPVLRGKSRQDWLVVLGYGASLGLMNWAIYQSFQRIPLGLAVTIEFVGPLTLAVLGSRRLRDLAWVGLAGLGVLLLGFERSDLDLAGVAFAVLAGAAWAAYILLSAETGARWRGLDGLAVASVVATLLLSPLALGRYGDQLADLHVVLLGALVGLLSSVVPYTCELVALRSIKPSVFSVLMSLEPAAAALAGIVVLGELLAPVQWVAMACVVVASVGATRSGRTLAEPVPD, from the coding sequence GTGACGCAGCCGAACTCATCGCCCGGCTCACGCGTCGCCGCCGCGCCCCTGCGCGGGGTCTCGCCGGTCTGGCTCGTCCTGGTCGGCATCGCCTCGGTCCAGCTGGGAGCGGGGGTGGCGAAGAGCCTGTTCGACGAGGTCTCCCCCACCACCATCGTCTGGCTGCGGCTGGTGACCAGCGCCGTGGTCCTCGTGCTCGTGGCCCGGCCGGTGCTGCGCGGCAAGAGCCGGCAGGACTGGCTGGTCGTCCTGGGGTACGGCGCCTCGCTGGGGCTGATGAACTGGGCGATCTACCAGTCCTTTCAGCGCATCCCGCTCGGGCTCGCGGTCACCATCGAGTTCGTCGGCCCGCTGACCCTGGCGGTGCTGGGCTCGCGCAGGCTGCGCGACCTCGCCTGGGTGGGGCTGGCCGGCCTCGGCGTGCTGCTGCTCGGCTTCGAGCGCTCCGACCTCGACCTCGCCGGCGTGGCCTTCGCGGTCCTCGCCGGCGCCGCGTGGGCGGCGTACATCCTGCTCAGCGCGGAGACCGGCGCCCGCTGGCGCGGCCTCGACGGGCTGGCGGTGGCCAGCGTCGTCGCGACCCTGCTGCTCTCGCCGCTGGCGCTGGGGAGGTACGGCGACCAGCTGGCCGACCTCCACGTGGTGCTCCTCGGGGCGCTGGTCGGCCTGCTCAGCTCCGTGGTGCCGTACACCTGCGAGCTGGTCGCGCTCCGCTCGATCAAGCCGTCGGTGTTCAGCGTGCTGATGTCGCTGGAGCCGGCCGCGGCGGCGCTCGCCGGCATCGTGGTGCTCGGCGAGCTGCTCGCCCCCGTCCAGTGGGTCGCGATGGCCTGCGTCGTCGTCGCCAGCGTCGGCGCGACCCGGTCGGGGCGGACGCTCGCGGAGCCGGTCCCGGACTGA
- the ilvD gene encoding dihydroxy-acid dehydratase, which produces MTEQDPKPTTPDIKPRSRDVTDGLERAAARGMLRAVGMGDDDWEKPQIGVASSWNEITPCNLSLDRLAKAAKNGVHAAGGFPMEFGTISVSDGISMGHEGMHYSLVSREVIADSVEVVMSAERLDGSVLLAGCDKSLPGMMMAAARLDLSSVFLYAGSIMPGNVDGRDVTIIDAFEAVGACLAGKISREEVDKVERAICPGEGACGGMYTANTMAAVAEAIGMSLPGSAAPPAVDRRRDGYAHKSGEAVVNLLRKGITARQIMIREAFENAITVVMALGGSTNAVLHLLAMAREAEVDLTIDDFNRIGDKVPHLGDLKPFGKYVMYDVDKVGGIPVVMKALLDAGLMHGDCLTVTGKTLAENLAELAPPALDDDVIRSLDRPIHATGGLTILKGSLAPEGAVVKSAGFDESVFTGTARVFDGERAAMDALAEGRIVAGDVVVIRYEGPKGGPGMREMLAITGAIKGAGLGKDVLLLTDGRFSGGTTGLCVGHVAPEAVDGGPIAFVRDGDTITLDVLNRSLEVEIDDLEARKVGWEPNAPKYTRGVLGKYAATVRSAAHGAVTS; this is translated from the coding sequence ATGACCGAGCAGGACCCGAAGCCCACCACGCCCGACATCAAGCCCCGCTCCCGCGACGTCACCGACGGCCTCGAGCGGGCCGCGGCGCGCGGCATGCTCCGGGCGGTCGGCATGGGCGACGACGACTGGGAGAAGCCCCAGATCGGCGTCGCCTCGAGCTGGAACGAGATCACCCCCTGCAACCTGTCCCTCGACCGCCTCGCGAAGGCCGCCAAGAACGGCGTGCACGCGGCGGGCGGCTTCCCGATGGAGTTCGGGACCATCTCGGTCTCCGACGGCATCTCCATGGGCCACGAGGGCATGCACTACTCGCTGGTCTCCCGCGAGGTCATCGCGGACTCCGTCGAGGTCGTGATGAGTGCGGAGCGGCTCGACGGCTCGGTGCTGCTCGCCGGCTGCGACAAGTCGCTGCCCGGGATGATGATGGCCGCCGCGCGGCTGGACCTCTCCAGCGTCTTCCTCTACGCCGGCTCGATCATGCCGGGCAACGTCGACGGTCGCGACGTCACGATCATCGACGCGTTCGAGGCCGTCGGAGCCTGCCTGGCCGGCAAGATCTCCCGGGAGGAGGTCGACAAGGTCGAGCGCGCCATCTGCCCCGGCGAGGGCGCCTGCGGCGGCATGTACACCGCCAACACGATGGCCGCGGTCGCCGAGGCCATCGGCATGTCGCTGCCCGGGTCCGCCGCGCCGCCGGCCGTGGACCGCCGCCGCGACGGCTACGCCCACAAGTCCGGCGAGGCCGTGGTCAACCTGCTGCGCAAGGGCATCACCGCCCGCCAGATCATGATCAGGGAGGCCTTCGAGAACGCCATCACCGTCGTGATGGCGCTCGGCGGCTCCACCAACGCCGTCCTGCACCTGCTCGCCATGGCCCGCGAGGCCGAGGTCGACCTGACCATCGACGACTTCAACCGGATCGGCGACAAGGTCCCGCACCTGGGCGACCTCAAGCCGTTCGGCAAGTACGTCATGTACGACGTCGACAAGGTCGGCGGCATCCCGGTCGTCATGAAGGCGCTGCTCGACGCGGGCCTCATGCACGGCGACTGCCTGACGGTCACCGGCAAGACGCTGGCCGAGAACCTCGCCGAGCTCGCGCCCCCGGCCCTCGACGACGACGTCATCCGCAGCCTCGACCGCCCGATCCACGCCACCGGCGGCCTGACCATCCTCAAGGGCTCGCTGGCCCCCGAGGGCGCGGTCGTGAAGTCGGCGGGCTTCGACGAGTCGGTCTTCACCGGCACCGCCCGGGTCTTCGACGGCGAGCGCGCGGCGATGGACGCCCTCGCCGAGGGCCGCATCGTCGCCGGCGACGTGGTGGTCATCCGCTACGAGGGCCCCAAGGGCGGCCCCGGCATGCGCGAGATGCTCGCCATCACCGGCGCGATCAAGGGCGCGGGCCTCGGCAAGGACGTCCTGCTCCTGACCGACGGCCGGTTCTCCGGCGGCACGACCGGCCTCTGCGTCGGCCACGTCGCCCCGGAGGCCGTCGACGGCGGTCCGATCGCCTTCGTCCGCGACGGCGACACCATCACCCTCGACGTGCTCAACCGCAGCCTCGAGGTCGAGATCGACGACCTCGAGGCCCGCAAGGTCGGCTGGGAGCCCAATGCGCCCAAGTACACCCGGGGCGTCCTCGGCAAGTACGCCGCGACCGTCCGCTCCGCCGCGCACGGCGCGGTCACCAGCTGA
- a CDS encoding phosphatidylserine/phosphatidylglycerophosphate/cardiolipin synthase family protein, producing MTNRPSLPFARTSLLTALTSVAAVLALLAGPLAVPAEAARYTPPAGVKTNDPLGGRDARRAVIGHVIKSINAVPRKGQIRIASWNVRSDDIVDALIRAHAKRKVGVKVVMDRLNANPDNPNRGVNRLQRALKEGNGSRKPYLRSGLRKCVSACRGRGGIAHSKFFLFSQAGKARWVVMNGSFNATDLAAYGQWNDMYTVVGRKPVYQELRTVFAQMWQDENVKQGYRHRAFGRSLTTMVYPWRGKGTQGDPVLRELSKISCTGARNTSSGRTKIRISMTSWHGERGKKIAWAVRRKQNSGCNVKIVYAVAGNEVLRILRREGAKPVPLRQVTQDFNGDGVYDRYLHTKVLTVRGHYGNDRRATMTLNGSANWSPAALPSDEVLIRLQAPGVLKRYNGFVERLYRNPPPRSRPAAGRTARTGAVQLPEHLPLGTLVDGVDPYALIQEG from the coding sequence ATGACCAACCGCCCGTCCCTCCCCTTCGCACGGACCTCCCTCCTCACCGCGCTCACGAGCGTCGCCGCCGTCCTCGCCCTCCTGGCCGGCCCCCTCGCGGTGCCGGCCGAGGCCGCCCGCTACACCCCACCGGCGGGGGTGAAGACCAATGACCCGCTCGGTGGGCGCGACGCCCGTCGCGCGGTGATCGGGCACGTCATCAAGTCCATCAACGCCGTGCCGCGCAAGGGCCAGATCCGCATCGCCAGCTGGAACGTCCGCAGCGACGACATCGTCGACGCGCTCATCCGCGCGCACGCCAAGCGCAAGGTCGGCGTCAAGGTCGTCATGGACCGCCTCAACGCCAACCCCGACAACCCCAACCGTGGCGTCAACCGCCTGCAGCGCGCGCTGAAGGAGGGCAACGGCTCCCGCAAGCCGTACCTGCGCAGCGGGCTGCGCAAGTGCGTGAGCGCCTGCCGCGGGCGGGGCGGCATCGCCCACTCGAAGTTCTTCCTCTTCAGCCAGGCCGGCAAGGCCCGCTGGGTGGTCATGAACGGCTCGTTCAACGCCACCGACCTCGCGGCGTACGGCCAGTGGAACGACATGTACACCGTCGTCGGCCGCAAGCCGGTCTACCAGGAGCTGCGCACGGTCTTCGCCCAGATGTGGCAGGACGAGAACGTCAAGCAGGGCTACCGGCACCGGGCCTTCGGCAGGAGCCTCACCACGATGGTCTACCCCTGGCGCGGCAAGGGCACGCAGGGCGACCCGGTGCTGCGCGAGCTGTCGAAGATCTCCTGCACCGGCGCCCGCAACACCTCCTCGGGCCGGACGAAGATCCGGATCTCGATGACCTCCTGGCACGGTGAGCGCGGCAAGAAGATCGCCTGGGCGGTGCGCCGCAAGCAGAACTCCGGCTGCAACGTGAAGATCGTGTACGCCGTCGCGGGCAACGAGGTGCTCCGCATCCTGCGCCGCGAGGGCGCGAAGCCGGTGCCGCTGCGGCAGGTCACCCAGGACTTCAACGGCGACGGCGTCTACGACCGCTACCTGCACACCAAGGTGCTGACCGTGCGTGGCCACTACGGCAACGACCGCCGCGCCACCATGACCCTCAACGGCTCGGCCAACTGGTCCCCGGCGGCGCTGCCGAGCGACGAGGTGCTCATCCGGCTGCAGGCTCCGGGCGTGCTGAAGCGCTACAACGGCTTCGTCGAGCGGCTCTACCGCAACCCGCCGCCGCGCTCGCGCCCGGCCGCCGGGCGGACGGCGCGCACCGGCGCCGTGCAGCTGCCCGAGCACCTGCCCCTGGGCACGCTCGTCGACGGCGTCGACCCCTACGCCCTCATCCAGGAGGGCTGA
- a CDS encoding energy-coupling factor transporter transmembrane component T, giving the protein MSGTRSGVADVRARARAARLPRDLHPVAWYAWAIGLATAASSTTNPLVLGLLLAVATLVVVSRRSDQPWAASFRLYLWLGLLVLVLRVLFRVVFGGSYPGTVLLDLPQVPLPDWVLGVTLLGPVTREGLLSGVYDGLRLATIIVCIGAANALANPKRLLRSVPPALHEVGTALVVAVTVLPQLADSVRRVRAAQQLRAGEERRVRGLRRVLVPVLEDALERSLALAAGMDARGYGRAPGLGRTERRTTGAFLLLGLCGICVGVYGVLDRTAPRALAAPMLVLGVVAAVAGLASAGRRVERSRYRPDRWRWPELVVVASGVAVGAVGVWASRSQVAIAYPDLAGAPEISLVLLVGVLLGALAAVVAPAPRTVAA; this is encoded by the coding sequence GTGAGCGGGACCAGGTCGGGCGTGGCCGACGTCCGCGCGCGGGCCCGGGCGGCGCGCCTGCCGCGCGACCTCCACCCGGTCGCGTGGTACGCGTGGGCGATCGGCCTGGCGACGGCCGCCTCGTCGACGACCAACCCGCTCGTCCTGGGCCTCCTGCTCGCCGTGGCGACGCTCGTGGTCGTGAGCCGCCGCTCCGACCAGCCGTGGGCGGCGTCCTTCCGGCTCTACCTCTGGCTGGGGCTCCTCGTGCTGGTGCTGCGGGTGCTGTTCCGGGTCGTCTTCGGCGGCAGCTACCCCGGCACCGTCCTCCTGGACCTGCCGCAGGTGCCGCTCCCGGACTGGGTCCTGGGCGTCACGCTGCTCGGCCCGGTGACGCGGGAGGGCCTGCTGAGCGGGGTGTACGACGGGCTGCGGCTCGCCACGATCATCGTCTGCATCGGCGCGGCCAACGCGCTGGCCAACCCCAAGCGGCTGCTCCGCTCGGTGCCGCCGGCGCTCCACGAGGTCGGCACCGCGCTGGTCGTCGCCGTCACCGTGCTGCCCCAGCTGGCCGACAGCGTCCGGCGGGTCCGCGCCGCCCAGCAGCTGCGCGCGGGGGAGGAGCGCCGCGTCCGGGGGCTGCGGCGCGTGCTCGTGCCGGTGCTGGAGGACGCGCTCGAGCGCTCCCTGGCGCTGGCGGCCGGCATGGACGCCCGCGGGTACGGCCGGGCCCCGGGCCTCGGGAGGACCGAGCGGCGCACCACCGGGGCGTTCCTGCTGCTGGGCCTGTGCGGCATCTGCGTCGGGGTGTACGGCGTCCTCGACCGGACCGCGCCGCGTGCGCTGGCGGCCCCGATGCTGGTCCTCGGCGTGGTCGCGGCGGTGGCCGGCCTGGCCAGCGCCGGGCGGCGGGTGGAGCGCAGCCGCTACCGGCCCGACCGGTGGCGCTGGCCGGAGCTGGTCGTCGTCGCCTCCGGGGTGGCCGTCGGCGCGGTCGGCGTGTGGGCCAGCCGTAGCCAGGTCGCGATCGCCTACCCCGACCTGGCCGGCGCGCCGGAGATCAGCCTGGTCCTGCTCGTCGGCGTGCTCCTCGGAGCGCTCGCGGCGGTCGTAGCGCCGGCGCCGAGGACGGTGGCGGCGTGA
- a CDS encoding sorbosone dehydrogenase family protein: MRRPTRRLATYAAGALLAPLVLAGCGQGGNEVDVDVTGTAPASPSSRPSSGGSPGGSASGTPDGGAGAGGTSARPTVTGTVVTGLEAPWGIDFLPDGDAVVTERDTTRVLRVTADGDVTELGTIDAAAPQGEAGLLGVAVSPDFAEDRLVYLYVSTAEDNRVVRAQLRGDRLGATEDVLTGIPNGFIHDGGRLLFGPDGHLYVSTGEGGEESRSQDRDDLGGKILRITTEGDPAPGNPFDSPVWSWGHRNVQGLAFDADGRLWASEFGDSTWDELNLVEKGRNYGWPEVEGRAEGDIEGGPSGEFVDPEVQWRTDEASPSGLAFLDGHLYLAALRGERLWRVPVEGGGAGEPEAFLVGEHGRMRTVAVSPDGVLWLSTSNRDGRGEPVEGDDRILALRP, translated from the coding sequence GTGCGCCGGCCGACCCGCCGCCTCGCGACGTACGCCGCCGGCGCGCTGCTCGCCCCGCTCGTGCTCGCCGGGTGCGGCCAGGGCGGCAACGAGGTCGACGTCGACGTCACCGGGACCGCCCCGGCGAGCCCGTCGTCGCGACCCTCCTCCGGTGGAAGCCCCGGTGGGAGCGCGAGCGGGACCCCCGACGGCGGCGCCGGCGCGGGCGGGACCTCCGCGCGACCGACGGTGACGGGCACGGTCGTGACCGGCCTCGAGGCCCCGTGGGGCATCGACTTCCTGCCCGACGGCGACGCCGTCGTCACCGAGCGCGACACCACCCGCGTGCTCCGCGTGACCGCGGACGGCGACGTCACCGAGCTCGGCACGATCGACGCGGCCGCCCCCCAGGGCGAAGCCGGCCTCCTGGGTGTCGCGGTCTCCCCGGACTTCGCCGAGGACCGGCTGGTCTACCTCTACGTCTCCACCGCGGAGGACAACCGCGTCGTGCGGGCGCAGCTGCGCGGCGACCGGCTCGGCGCGACCGAGGACGTCCTCACCGGCATCCCCAACGGGTTCATCCACGACGGCGGGCGGCTGCTGTTCGGGCCCGACGGTCACCTCTACGTCTCCACCGGCGAGGGCGGCGAGGAGTCGCGCTCCCAGGACCGTGACGACCTCGGCGGCAAGATCCTGCGGATCACGACCGAGGGCGACCCGGCGCCCGGCAACCCCTTCGACTCCCCCGTCTGGTCGTGGGGCCACCGCAACGTGCAGGGCCTGGCGTTCGACGCGGACGGCCGGCTGTGGGCCTCGGAGTTCGGCGACAGCACGTGGGACGAGCTGAACCTCGTCGAGAAGGGTCGCAACTACGGCTGGCCCGAGGTCGAGGGCCGCGCCGAGGGCGACATCGAGGGCGGGCCGAGCGGCGAGTTCGTCGACCCGGAGGTGCAGTGGCGCACCGATGAGGCCTCGCCCTCCGGACTGGCGTTCCTCGACGGCCACCTCTACCTCGCGGCCCTGCGCGGCGAGCGCCTGTGGCGGGTGCCCGTCGAGGGCGGCGGGGCCGGGGAGCCCGAGGCGTTCCTCGTCGGGGAGCACGGCCGGATGCGCACCGTCGCGGTCTCGCCCGACGGCGTCCTGTGGCTGAGCACGAGCAACCGCGACGGCCGCGGCGAGCCCGTCGAGGGCGACGACCGGATCCTGGCGCTCAGGCCCTGA
- a CDS encoding alpha/beta fold hydrolase: MQPAARTAPAPPATVAFTDVLSDDGTRLRAWTNDPEGRLAGPAVLLCNGLGTSAFAWPALLDPGCGVRVVSWNHRGTGGSDRPARADACGVDELVEDALSVMDHFGLDRVVVMGWSIGVNTAFQLAVDHPERVGGILAVAGVPGDTFATMLGPLRLPRVAARAVTTGVSRAVRLAGRAVTPVTTRLPVGERTVDVLSHSGFMFPVADPQLTAAAVRQFLTTPVDWYFHMALTTSRHRRVPLSRVGVPCVFVAGRWDLLAGARHMASAAERVADGTYVELEGSHFIQMEHPDEVHRLLVNLVARVSSEKAA, from the coding sequence ATGCAGCCCGCCGCCCGCACTGCGCCCGCGCCTCCCGCCACCGTCGCCTTCACCGACGTGCTCTCAGACGACGGCACCCGGCTGCGGGCCTGGACGAACGACCCCGAGGGCCGGCTCGCCGGACCCGCGGTGCTGCTGTGCAACGGCCTCGGCACCAGCGCCTTCGCCTGGCCCGCGCTGCTCGACCCCGGCTGCGGGGTGCGGGTCGTGTCGTGGAACCACCGCGGCACCGGCGGCTCGGACCGGCCGGCGCGCGCCGACGCCTGCGGCGTCGACGAGCTGGTCGAGGACGCGCTGTCGGTCATGGACCACTTCGGCCTGGACCGGGTCGTGGTGATGGGCTGGTCCATCGGCGTCAACACCGCCTTCCAGCTGGCCGTGGACCACCCCGAGCGGGTCGGCGGGATCCTCGCGGTCGCCGGCGTCCCCGGCGACACCTTCGCCACCATGCTCGGTCCCCTGCGGCTCCCCCGCGTCGCCGCCCGTGCGGTCACGACGGGCGTCTCCCGCGCCGTCCGGCTCGCCGGCCGGGCGGTCACGCCGGTCACCACGCGGCTGCCGGTCGGCGAGCGGACCGTCGACGTGCTCAGCCACAGCGGCTTCATGTTCCCGGTGGCCGACCCGCAGCTCACCGCGGCGGCTGTCCGGCAGTTCCTCACCACCCCCGTCGACTGGTACTTCCACATGGCGCTGACCACCTCCCGGCACCGACGCGTGCCGCTGAGCCGGGTGGGCGTGCCGTGTGTCTTCGTCGCGGGCCGGTGGGACCTGCTGGCCGGGGCCCGGCACATGGCGAGCGCGGCCGAGCGCGTGGCGGACGGGACCTACGTGGAGCTCGAGGGCTCCCACTTCATCCAGATGGAGCACCCCGACGAGGTGCACCGGCTGCTGGTCAACCTGGTGGCCCGGGTCTCGAGCGAGAAGGCCGCCTGA